From a single Candidatus Auribacterota bacterium genomic region:
- a CDS encoding NAD(P)H-hydrate dehydratase — protein sequence MKLVTAEQMRELDRIAIRERGIPSMELMERAGAAVARCAASMIADGGLRRRALLFVGKGNNGGDAFVAARHLEAEGIKTKTILLSGRREITGDARENLQRLEQTGADLVRAETLEELEGLRECAGAFDLVIDGILGTGVKGNVSGHFAEAIFFICGLHEMVVAIDVPSGLDATSGRACGVAVRASATVTMGLPKIGLVRADGLEHSGRIRVADIGLPEDSVRDVPGEGELTVEQDLYNLFPPRRRVSHKGDYGRILIVAGSPGMTGAACLAASAAMRAGSGLVTVAAPRSLNPILEVKLTEAMTLPLPETAAGTLGREAGEEILRVADRFDIAVIGPGLSRHQETVQMVRTLAANLRTPMLIDADGLNALAEDASVLKKMESQVILTPHPGEMARLLKRDTAAILNDRLAAAEGFARDYGITLALKGALTVVATAAGGLSLNASGNPGMASGGSGDVLSGVIASFWGQGMSAPDAARAGVFVHGDAGDRAALLLGERALIASDIIDHLPAAIESLAHRRW from the coding sequence ATGAAGCTGGTCACGGCTGAACAGATGAGGGAGCTCGACCGGATCGCCATTCGCGAGCGCGGGATTCCCTCGATGGAGCTGATGGAGAGGGCGGGCGCGGCAGTCGCCCGCTGCGCCGCATCGATGATTGCCGATGGGGGATTGCGCAGGAGGGCTCTCCTCTTCGTGGGGAAAGGAAACAACGGCGGCGATGCGTTCGTCGCGGCGAGGCATCTCGAGGCGGAGGGAATAAAGACAAAAACGATCCTGCTCTCTGGCAGGAGGGAGATCACCGGGGACGCGCGAGAAAACCTCCAGCGCCTGGAGCAGACGGGAGCCGATCTGGTCAGGGCGGAGACCCTGGAAGAGCTCGAGGGCCTGAGAGAGTGCGCGGGGGCGTTTGACCTCGTCATTGACGGCATCCTGGGGACCGGGGTGAAAGGCAATGTCTCCGGGCATTTCGCCGAGGCGATATTCTTCATCTGCGGCCTGCATGAGATGGTGGTCGCCATAGACGTCCCCTCGGGTCTCGACGCCACGAGCGGGCGCGCCTGCGGTGTCGCCGTCCGGGCATCGGCCACGGTAACGATGGGGCTCCCGAAGATCGGCCTGGTCCGCGCAGACGGCCTTGAGCACAGCGGCCGGATCCGCGTGGCAGACATCGGCCTCCCGGAAGATTCGGTCCGCGACGTCCCGGGCGAGGGGGAGCTCACCGTCGAGCAAGACCTCTACAATCTTTTTCCCCCGCGCCGACGCGTGTCACACAAGGGCGACTACGGCCGCATCCTCATCGTCGCGGGCTCTCCCGGCATGACCGGCGCCGCCTGCCTCGCGGCCTCGGCCGCCATGCGGGCGGGCTCGGGCCTCGTGACGGTTGCGGCGCCCCGCAGCCTCAACCCCATCTTGGAGGTGAAGCTCACGGAGGCGATGACCCTTCCGTTGCCTGAAACAGCGGCGGGCACGCTCGGGAGGGAAGCGGGTGAAGAGATTCTCCGTGTCGCTGACCGATTCGACATCGCGGTGATAGGCCCGGGGCTCTCGCGGCATCAGGAGACTGTCCAGATGGTGAGGACGCTCGCCGCGAATCTGCGCACGCCGATGCTCATTGATGCCGACGGCCTCAACGCGCTCGCGGAGGACGCGAGCGTCCTCAAGAAGATGGAGTCTCAGGTCATACTCACCCCCCACCCCGGCGAAATGGCGCGCCTCCTCAAGAGAGATACCGCCGCTATTCTGAACGACAGGCTCGCCGCAGCGGAAGGGTTTGCCCGCGACTACGGGATCACACTCGCCCTCAAGGGGGCCCTGACGGTCGTGGCCACCGCTGCGGGCGGTCTCTCCCTCAACGCGAGCGGCAACCCCGGCATGGCCTCCGGCGGCAGCGGCGACGTGCTCTCGGGAGTCATCGCCTCGTTCTGGGGCCAGGGGATGTCGGCACCCGATGCGGCCCGAGCGGGGGTGTTCGTCCACGGCGACGCGGGAGACCGCGCCGCGCTGCTCCTCGGCGAACGCGCCCTCATCGCCTCCGACATCATTGACCACCTCCCCGCAGCCATCGAGAGCCTCGCGCACAGGAGATGGTAG
- a CDS encoding pyridoxine 5'-phosphate synthase produces the protein MIKLGVNIDHVATVRQARLTVEPDPVAAAALCEFAGAHGITVHLREDRRHIQDRDVEMLRKKIRTRLNLEMAVAGEIISFAERVRPDSVCLVPEKRDEVTTEGGLDAAGNSGKITGAAKRLKAAGITVSIFIDPVEDQISAAAGTGADFIELHTGCYASAQGATERQAELDKLISMGEFASGKGLRINAGHGLTYGNVRPVLVIPHLEELNIGHSIISRAIFVGLEEAVREMLDLLKLGPTQL, from the coding sequence ATGATCAAGCTCGGGGTAAACATAGACCATGTCGCGACCGTCCGCCAGGCGCGCCTGACGGTTGAACCCGACCCCGTCGCCGCCGCGGCGCTTTGTGAGTTCGCAGGTGCCCATGGCATCACGGTACACCTGCGCGAGGACAGACGGCACATCCAGGACCGCGACGTGGAGATGCTCAGGAAAAAGATCCGCACGCGACTCAACCTCGAGATGGCGGTCGCCGGGGAGATCATTTCGTTCGCCGAGCGGGTGAGGCCTGACAGCGTGTGCCTTGTCCCTGAGAAGAGAGACGAGGTCACCACGGAGGGCGGGCTCGACGCCGCCGGAAACAGTGGCAAGATCACCGGAGCGGCGAAGCGCCTGAAGGCGGCCGGTATCACGGTCAGCATTTTCATAGATCCCGTTGAGGATCAGATAAGCGCCGCTGCCGGAACGGGGGCAGATTTCATCGAGCTCCACACCGGCTGCTACGCCAGCGCGCAAGGGGCGACTGAGCGACAGGCCGAGCTCGACAAGCTCATCTCAATGGGTGAATTTGCGTCCGGCAAAGGACTCAGGATCAACGCGGGCCACGGCCTGACGTACGGGAACGTACGTCCCGTCCTTGTTATTCCCCACCTGGAGGAGCTGAATATCGGGCACAGCATCATTTCCCGGGCAATCTTCGTCGGCTTGGAAGAGGCAGTGCGGGAGATGCTCGATCTGCTCAAACTGGGACCGACCCAACTGTGA
- a CDS encoding sodium-dependent transporter — MREKWTSKIGIIMAVAGSAIGLGNFLRFPSQAAQNGGGAFMIPYFISLLLLGLPLMWIEWAIGRYGGIFGHGSAPLIFNRLWQHRTAKYFGAIGIFGPVAIFIYYIYIESWLVGYCAFSLTGTLRHHATREGMLAFLQRYQGIGSSRLFLYSYLFFLVTFFVNFAVIYRGLKGGIETLCNIALPILFLFAIVIVVRVLTVGAPNPAHPDWNIYNGMGFLWNPDFSALLNSRVWLAAAGQIFFTLSVGIGVIITYASYLSKGDDIVLSGLTASSLNEFAEVILGGSIVIPLAFAFFGHAGAQEVAKSGSFNIGFVTMPLIFSNMSHGMLFAFLWFFLLFLAGLTSSISLLEPAVAFLKDEFSISRKKAVVLIAAATLILCQFPIFFLARGVMDDIDFWAGSFFLVVFGMVECVLFVWVFGIQRAWDEIHHGAELYVPRFYKFVIKYVTPSFLILILAFWFFQQAVPTFLLRGVPRENVPYIIATRVGLFGMFAAIMVLVRKAYRVKFGESK; from the coding sequence ATGAGAGAGAAGTGGACGTCGAAGATAGGGATCATAATGGCCGTCGCCGGTTCGGCAATCGGCCTGGGCAACTTCCTGCGTTTCCCCTCGCAGGCCGCGCAGAACGGCGGTGGCGCGTTCATGATCCCGTATTTTATTTCCCTCCTCCTCCTCGGCTTACCACTGATGTGGATTGAGTGGGCGATCGGCAGGTACGGCGGTATTTTTGGGCACGGAAGCGCGCCCTTGATTTTCAATCGCCTCTGGCAGCACCGCACGGCGAAATACTTCGGTGCGATAGGCATCTTCGGGCCGGTCGCGATCTTTATCTATTATATATATATCGAGAGCTGGCTCGTTGGCTACTGCGCTTTTTCGCTTACGGGCACCCTGCGCCACCATGCCACGAGGGAGGGAATGCTCGCTTTCCTCCAGCGCTACCAGGGGATAGGGTCGAGCCGCCTCTTTTTGTACTCGTATCTGTTTTTCCTTGTTACTTTCTTCGTCAACTTTGCCGTCATCTATCGGGGTCTGAAGGGCGGTATTGAGACGCTGTGCAACATCGCTCTCCCCATCCTGTTCCTCTTTGCCATCGTCATCGTGGTGCGGGTGCTGACAGTCGGCGCCCCAAACCCGGCCCATCCCGACTGGAACATCTACAACGGCATGGGATTTCTATGGAACCCGGATTTCAGCGCGCTGCTCAACTCCAGGGTGTGGCTCGCCGCCGCGGGGCAGATTTTCTTCACCCTGAGCGTCGGCATCGGGGTCATCATCACCTATGCGAGCTACCTCTCGAAGGGGGACGACATCGTGCTTTCGGGACTCACGGCAAGCTCCCTCAACGAGTTCGCCGAGGTCATCCTCGGCGGCTCGATTGTCATCCCGCTCGCCTTCGCCTTTTTCGGGCACGCCGGGGCGCAGGAGGTCGCGAAGAGCGGGAGCTTCAACATCGGGTTTGTCACGATGCCGCTCATCTTCTCGAACATGTCGCACGGAATGCTATTCGCCTTCCTCTGGTTCTTCCTGCTCTTTCTCGCGGGCCTCACCTCGAGCATTTCACTCCTGGAACCCGCGGTCGCTTTTCTGAAAGACGAGTTCTCCATATCGCGGAAGAAGGCGGTGGTGCTGATCGCCGCGGCGACATTAATCCTCTGCCAGTTCCCGATCTTCTTCCTCGCAAGGGGAGTGATGGATGACATCGACTTCTGGGCGGGGTCGTTCTTCCTCGTGGTATTCGGCATGGTAGAATGCGTGCTTTTCGTGTGGGTTTTTGGCATCCAGAGGGCCTGGGATGAGATACACCACGGGGCGGAGCTCTACGTGCCACGTTTCTACAAGTTCGTTATCAAGTACGTGACTCCGTCATTCCTGATCCTCATCCTCGCGTTCTGGTTCTTCCAGCAGGCGGTGCCGACCTTCCTCCTGAGGGGCGTGCCGCGAGAGAATGTTCCCTATATCATCGCGACGAGGGTGGGGCTGTTTGGCATGTTTGCGGCTATCATGGTGCTGGTACGGAAGGCATACCGCGTAAAATTTGGAGAGTCGAAATGA